One Luteolibacter yonseiensis genomic window carries:
- a CDS encoding Gfo/Idh/MocA family protein, with amino-acid sequence MSESLRYGLVGCGGFGRFCLGQYRSLEDVELVAVTDVSSSLAEQVANDFDLEQAGSAEELIARPDIDLIHLATPPGTHYGLAFAALSAGKHVLCEKPLTLNVEEAADLIELARNKGLVLAVNLIMRYNPLNQVVRSLAAGEVLGKAIFASLINLAQDEVLPPSHWFWDPGRSGGIFIEHGVHFFDLFEWWFGPGRVVSAGQVLRPGTDIVDQVHCAARYGDMTLGTFYHGFHQMLRQDRQDWELVFEKGVIRMTGWVPTYLEADVFLTRAELDELIALVPGCEVRIVDEYEGELRKVSSRHLSRTVDVHAILTCKPPVTKEELYGKMLRELLSDQINAVRSPSHQRLVTESNGITSLAYAVEAQAMADHDSSANPTVPNHVP; translated from the coding sequence ATGAGTGAATCCCTTCGATACGGACTCGTGGGCTGCGGAGGATTCGGCCGATTCTGCCTCGGTCAATATCGGTCCCTTGAAGACGTGGAACTTGTGGCCGTCACGGATGTCTCGTCCTCATTGGCAGAACAGGTGGCGAACGATTTCGATCTGGAGCAAGCCGGCAGCGCGGAGGAACTGATCGCCAGACCCGACATCGATCTCATCCACCTCGCGACACCACCGGGCACCCATTACGGATTGGCCTTTGCCGCTCTCTCCGCCGGAAAACATGTGCTGTGTGAAAAGCCGCTGACTTTGAATGTCGAAGAAGCTGCGGATTTGATCGAACTCGCCCGGAACAAGGGGCTCGTTCTCGCGGTGAACCTCATCATGCGGTATAATCCGCTCAATCAAGTGGTGCGTTCGCTGGCCGCCGGTGAAGTGTTGGGGAAGGCCATTTTCGCATCGTTGATCAATCTTGCCCAGGACGAGGTGCTGCCACCTTCGCACTGGTTCTGGGATCCGGGCCGGAGCGGGGGGATCTTCATTGAGCACGGGGTCCACTTTTTCGATCTGTTCGAATGGTGGTTCGGCCCGGGTCGTGTGGTTTCCGCCGGGCAGGTGCTGCGTCCGGGGACCGATATCGTGGATCAGGTGCATTGTGCCGCCCGATACGGTGACATGACCCTCGGAACCTTCTACCACGGCTTTCACCAGATGCTGAGACAGGATCGCCAGGACTGGGAGCTCGTTTTTGAAAAGGGCGTGATTCGGATGACTGGATGGGTGCCCACCTACTTGGAGGCGGACGTTTTCCTCACCCGAGCTGAACTTGACGAACTTATCGCATTGGTTCCTGGCTGCGAGGTCCGAATCGTCGACGAATATGAGGGCGAACTACGAAAGGTTTCCAGCCGACACCTCTCCCGGACAGTCGATGTGCATGCCATCCTCACCTGCAAGCCACCCGTGACCAAGGAAGAGCTCTATGGAAAAATGCTGCGCGAGCTTTTGTCGGATCAGATCAACGCCGTTCGGTCGCCTTCCCACCAGCGCCTCGTGACCGAATCCAATGGAATCACCTCGCTGGCCTATGCCGTGGAAGCGCAAGCCATGGCGGATCACGATTCCTCAGCCAATCCAACCGTTCCAAACCATGTACCCTGA
- the ligD gene encoding DNA ligase D has translation MKIATYNVNGINGRLPVLLRWLEESQPDVVCLQELKAPDAKFPVAAINDAGYGAIWHGQKSWNGVAILAKGMEPVETRRGLPGDKSDSHSRYLEAAVEGVLIACLYLPNGNPAPGPKLEYKLKWFDRLLAHASDLLAQEIPVVLAGDFNVIPTELDLYRVKGWEDDALFRPEVRAAYARLLEQGWTDSIRHLHPDERVYTFWDYLRNAWARDAGLRLDHLLLSPHVSDRLVAAEVDREVRGWDHASDHAPAWIELRAVGRKRKAGTVAGTKSAGRKPEKAAVSRGRLEEYGRKRDFNKTPEPEPEIPRKPGNSYVIQEHHAKGHHFDIRLEIDGVLVSWAVPKGIPEELDVRRLAVHTEDHPVEYGKFQGEIPKGSYGAGKMTIWDSGEWEPLETGWRKQFAKGTLKFHLKGQRLRAPFILARMKEEPNWMLMKLNPATHPAPTASVENETPGFIPPQLAHTVASVPRGPGWVHELKFDGYRLIIVKKNRKVTIFTRNGHDWTDRFAGIVRHVAALAPEDFILDGEAVVFDEKGHTNFGDLQAALGNSYGRHPKRKAVPDKRKAAGSVTFIAFDLLHFDGLNLRGLPLRERQQRLSKIVDDVPGATITRSRVWPAEMGADLFKQACAQGLEGVISKPLDGSYAPESRGEWTKSKCRPRQEFVICGYTQQKGDSHNAFGALILASEEEGVLVHRGRVGTGFSERSSAELLKIFKPLVTRTASLKIPDKGITWLKPRLVAEVEFAQITRDGLIRQGSFIALREDKSPEDVHLDAVLKAVVSPDAKQTSAMRNKNSGGKPVVQGIAISHPDRVVYPADGITKLEVAEYYERVGKLMLPFITKRPLALLRAPSGIQGELFFQKSFNTHVPAEVFPARMPDGDEVFSIKTITGLVSLAQFGAIEFHPWGAPLPGGEKPDFLTWDLDPDSKVAWPEVLGAALLLRDYLAEQGLESLVKTSGGKGIHIILPIKRKHGWDLMKPFTKAVAAEVAAFNPKRFIIAASKSKREGRIFIDWLRNGEGATCVAPWCLRARPGAPVSMPLAWEDLATLPPGGGFTIRDEPKLPDQWKKPKFNTIPARFLKNLGII, from the coding sequence ATGAAAATCGCCACCTACAATGTGAACGGCATCAATGGCAGGCTTCCTGTTCTTCTGAGGTGGTTGGAAGAATCGCAGCCGGATGTGGTCTGTCTTCAGGAGCTTAAAGCGCCGGATGCCAAATTTCCGGTCGCAGCAATCAACGATGCCGGCTACGGAGCGATTTGGCATGGGCAGAAAAGTTGGAACGGTGTGGCGATATTGGCGAAGGGGATGGAACCCGTTGAAACCAGGCGCGGCCTGCCGGGGGACAAGTCCGACAGCCATAGCAGGTATCTGGAGGCTGCCGTGGAAGGAGTCCTCATCGCCTGCCTTTATCTTCCCAATGGAAATCCCGCTCCCGGTCCCAAGCTTGAATACAAGCTCAAGTGGTTCGACCGCCTGCTCGCTCATGCATCGGATCTGCTCGCACAGGAAATCCCGGTTGTGCTGGCGGGAGACTTCAATGTGATACCGACCGAACTCGACCTCTACCGCGTGAAGGGCTGGGAGGATGACGCATTGTTCCGTCCGGAAGTGCGGGCGGCTTACGCCAGGCTGCTGGAGCAGGGATGGACCGATTCCATCCGGCACCTGCATCCCGACGAGCGCGTTTACACATTCTGGGATTATCTGCGGAACGCCTGGGCTAGGGATGCCGGCCTGAGGCTCGATCACCTGCTTCTCAGCCCTCACGTCTCCGACCGTCTGGTGGCGGCTGAGGTGGACCGCGAGGTCAGGGGGTGGGATCACGCCAGCGATCACGCTCCCGCCTGGATCGAACTGCGGGCGGTGGGGAGAAAGAGAAAGGCAGGCACTGTGGCTGGAACGAAGAGTGCCGGCAGGAAGCCGGAGAAAGCGGCCGTTAGCAGGGGACGCTTGGAAGAATATGGTAGGAAGCGCGACTTCAACAAGACGCCGGAACCGGAGCCGGAGATTCCGCGCAAGCCGGGTAACTCCTATGTGATCCAGGAGCACCATGCGAAAGGCCATCATTTCGATATCCGTCTTGAAATTGACGGTGTGCTGGTGAGCTGGGCGGTGCCCAAGGGCATCCCCGAAGAACTTGATGTCCGCCGGCTGGCGGTGCACACGGAGGACCATCCGGTTGAGTATGGCAAATTCCAAGGGGAGATTCCGAAAGGGAGTTACGGCGCGGGCAAGATGACCATCTGGGATAGCGGCGAATGGGAACCTCTCGAAACCGGCTGGCGCAAACAATTCGCGAAGGGCACGTTGAAATTCCATCTGAAAGGGCAGCGCCTGCGGGCTCCATTCATCCTCGCCCGGATGAAGGAGGAGCCGAACTGGATGCTGATGAAGCTCAACCCTGCCACCCATCCCGCGCCGACAGCCTCGGTTGAAAACGAGACACCCGGGTTCATTCCGCCCCAACTCGCACACACGGTGGCGTCCGTCCCCCGCGGACCCGGGTGGGTGCACGAGTTGAAATTCGACGGCTATCGACTGATCATCGTGAAAAAAAACCGGAAGGTCACGATCTTCACCCGCAACGGCCATGACTGGACAGACCGTTTCGCGGGCATCGTGCGCCACGTTGCTGCTCTGGCTCCGGAGGATTTCATATTGGATGGAGAGGCCGTGGTGTTCGATGAGAAGGGACATACCAACTTCGGTGATTTGCAGGCCGCGCTCGGGAATTCGTATGGCAGGCATCCCAAGCGGAAAGCAGTGCCAGACAAACGCAAGGCGGCGGGTTCGGTCACATTCATCGCTTTTGATCTCCTTCACTTCGACGGTTTGAATCTGCGGGGCCTTCCCCTCCGGGAGCGTCAGCAACGGTTGTCCAAAATCGTTGATGACGTTCCGGGCGCCACGATCACGAGATCGCGCGTGTGGCCTGCGGAAATGGGGGCGGATCTCTTCAAACAGGCATGCGCACAGGGATTGGAGGGGGTCATCAGCAAACCCCTTGATGGGAGCTATGCTCCGGAATCCCGCGGTGAATGGACGAAATCAAAATGCCGTCCGCGCCAAGAGTTTGTCATTTGCGGCTACACCCAGCAGAAGGGTGACTCCCACAATGCGTTCGGGGCCTTGATTCTTGCCTCCGAAGAAGAGGGGGTTCTTGTGCACCGGGGCAGGGTAGGGACGGGGTTTTCCGAAAGATCGAGTGCCGAGCTTCTCAAGATTTTCAAGCCTCTTGTGACGCGCACCGCCTCCCTGAAAATCCCGGACAAAGGTATCACGTGGCTCAAGCCCCGTCTCGTCGCGGAGGTTGAGTTTGCCCAGATCACACGTGACGGACTGATCCGGCAGGGAAGCTTCATCGCCTTGCGCGAGGACAAATCACCCGAGGACGTGCACCTGGATGCCGTGCTGAAAGCGGTGGTGAGTCCGGATGCCAAACAAACCAGTGCCATGAGAAACAAGAACAGCGGGGGAAAGCCGGTGGTCCAAGGAATCGCAATCAGCCACCCCGACCGTGTGGTTTATCCTGCGGACGGAATCACGAAACTCGAAGTGGCGGAATACTATGAGCGTGTGGGCAAGCTGATGCTGCCATTCATCACCAAGCGTCCTCTCGCCCTTCTTCGCGCCCCCTCGGGGATACAAGGCGAGCTGTTCTTTCAAAAGTCATTCAACACCCATGTTCCGGCGGAGGTGTTCCCCGCCCGGATGCCGGATGGAGACGAAGTGTTTTCCATCAAGACCATCACAGGGCTTGTGTCTCTCGCGCAGTTCGGGGCAATCGAATTCCATCCTTGGGGCGCTCCTCTGCCGGGAGGGGAGAAACCGGACTTCCTCACTTGGGATCTCGATCCGGACTCCAAGGTTGCTTGGCCGGAAGTTCTCGGTGCGGCTTTGCTGTTGAGGGATTATCTCGCGGAACAAGGACTTGAGTCATTGGTCAAGACCTCGGGTGGGAAGGGCATCCACATCATACTGCCCATCAAGCGCAAGCACGGGTGGGATTTGATGAAGCCCTTCACGAAGGCGGTGGCCGCCGAAGTTGCGGCTTTCAACCCGAAGCGTTTCATCATCGCCGCCTCGAAATCGAAACGGGAAGGCAGGATCTTCATCGATTGGTTGCGGAATGGCGAGGGGGCGACCTGCGTCGCGCCGTGGTGTCTCCGCGCGCGGCCCGGTGCTCCTGTATCGATGCCTCTCGCATGGGAGGATCTCGCCACCCTGCCGCCTGGCGGTGGATTTACCATCCGCGACGAGCCCAAGCTCCCCGACCAGTGGAAGAAGCCGAAGTTCAACACCATCCCCGCCAGGTTCCTGAAGAATCTCGGCATTATTTGA
- a CDS encoding SDR family oxidoreductase, with protein sequence MFRPVGRLCKSRPKIVPLGTHQLFEALVVPIQFGMKPAKGSVDFMQLSFSSNPADAPDLLSLTPMEGKRVLITGGTTGVGRATARLLAEAGCRVFICGRDRTDLRDAIACSEEGRIGGIDTDVGSTEGIERLFKAADEWLGGLDFAILNAGVASHGALASMSHAECRDVISVNLISYIECSLEAIRRMTGNGGHIVMTGSMSAHVFDENAAVYTAAKAGIRGFANSLRKEANPLRIRVSLIEPGTISSAMVDETAEQQKEMIAQLRMMPPEDVARAIHYMLSQPPTCDIISLQLRPHLQLI encoded by the coding sequence TTGTTCCGTCCGGTGGGAAGGCTGTGCAAATCTCGTCCAAAGATTGTTCCACTTGGGACCCACCAGCTTTTTGAGGCCCTAGTGGTTCCCATCCAGTTTGGCATGAAGCCAGCAAAGGGCAGCGTCGACTTCATGCAACTTTCCTTCAGTTCCAACCCCGCCGATGCGCCCGATCTCCTCAGCCTCACACCGATGGAAGGAAAACGAGTGTTGATCACAGGTGGTACTACTGGCGTGGGGCGGGCGACTGCTAGACTTCTGGCCGAGGCAGGTTGCAGGGTTTTCATTTGTGGAAGAGATCGGACGGATTTACGCGATGCGATCGCCTGTTCGGAGGAAGGACGGATCGGGGGAATCGATACGGATGTGGGTTCCACCGAGGGAATCGAGCGGCTGTTCAAGGCTGCGGACGAATGGCTGGGAGGGCTGGATTTCGCGATTCTGAATGCTGGCGTCGCCTCACACGGCGCACTGGCTTCGATGAGCCATGCGGAATGCCGCGACGTCATCTCCGTGAATCTCATTTCCTACATCGAGTGCTCGCTTGAGGCCATCCGGAGGATGACCGGCAATGGCGGGCACATCGTGATGACGGGCTCGATGAGCGCCCATGTCTTCGACGAGAACGCGGCGGTATATACGGCAGCCAAGGCGGGAATCCGGGGCTTCGCGAATTCGCTACGGAAAGAGGCCAATCCGCTGCGTATCCGCGTGAGCCTGATCGAGCCTGGAACGATCAGTTCCGCAATGGTGGATGAGACCGCTGAACAGCAAAAGGAGATGATCGCCCAGCTGAGAATGATGCCACCCGAAGATGTGGCCCGTGCGATTCATTACATGCTGAGCCAGCCCCCCACCTGTGACATCATCTCTCTCCAACTCCGGCCTCATCTCCAGCTGATATGA
- the uvrA gene encoding excinuclease ABC subunit UvrA encodes MQRTPDGPAPLSPPTAGGLVSVRGAREHNLKNVSLEIPRDALVVFTGVSGSGKSSLAFGTLYAEAQRRYLESVAPYARRLFHQIGIPDVDAIDGLPPAVALQQQRGSPTTRSSVGSVTTLSNLLRMLYSRAGDYPSKQPLLYAESFSPNTPEGACPRCHGLGRVYEVTEQSLVPDDSLTIRERAIAAWPPAWHGQNLRDIVTTLGHDVDVPWRELPKKLRDWLLFTNEQPVVPVYPRLDREQVRQAIARKLPPDYMGTFTGAKRYVLETFAKTESASMKKRVAKYMVSSHCPECHGKRLNAAALSVTFAGLDISAISALPLKSLANIIAPYTQAHHASLLQLATGHPEKAIVTQRIAEDLAARLEVLLELGLGYLTLDRGTPTLSPGELQRLRLATQVRSNLFGVVYVLDEPSAGLHPADTEALLVTLQRLKQAGNSLFVVEHDPDVVRRADWIVDVGPGAGEKGGEILYSGPLTGLEKIKASQTSRHLFKKSGTHPPRTPRAPNQWLRLSGVTCNNLTDLHAAFPLGLFTTVTGISGSGKSSLVSHALVKLVAAGLGHQAPPAEDNGEELDRAEAAPCTGEIISGMETIKRLVQVDQKSIGRTPRSNLATYTGLFDPIRKAFAATPAARKRRYDAGRFSFNVAKGRCQNCQGEGWVFVELLFLPGVYAPCTVCQGTRYNSQTLEILYHGKNIAEVLNLTVDAAAEFFSGEPTISRPLAILQKVGLGYLRLGQPATELSGGEAQRIKLATELQRNARGHTLYVLDEPTTGLHPSDVETLMELLQGLVTAGHTVITVEHDMQVAAASDWVIDIGPGAGDEGGEIVAAGTPEEVAKASSSRTAGYLRKTMMP; translated from the coding sequence ATGCAACGCACTCCCGATGGTCCTGCTCCCCTTTCGCCACCCACCGCTGGCGGACTCGTCAGCGTGCGCGGCGCCCGGGAGCACAATCTGAAAAACGTCAGTCTGGAAATTCCTCGGGATGCCCTTGTGGTATTCACCGGCGTCTCGGGATCCGGGAAATCATCGCTCGCCTTCGGCACACTGTATGCCGAGGCCCAGCGGCGCTATTTGGAATCCGTCGCCCCCTATGCGAGACGGTTGTTCCATCAAATCGGCATCCCGGACGTGGATGCCATCGACGGCCTGCCACCCGCCGTCGCACTCCAACAGCAGCGGGGTTCTCCGACCACCCGTTCCTCTGTCGGCAGCGTGACGACCCTCTCCAATCTCCTCCGCATGCTCTACTCGCGCGCCGGTGACTATCCTTCCAAACAACCGCTGCTCTATGCCGAATCCTTTTCCCCAAACACCCCGGAAGGCGCGTGCCCGCGCTGCCACGGCCTTGGTCGGGTTTACGAGGTCACCGAACAATCATTGGTCCCCGATGATTCGCTGACCATCCGCGAACGAGCCATCGCCGCCTGGCCGCCCGCATGGCATGGTCAGAATCTCCGCGACATCGTCACCACCCTCGGTCACGACGTGGACGTCCCATGGCGCGAGCTTCCGAAAAAGCTACGTGATTGGCTGCTGTTCACCAACGAGCAGCCCGTGGTCCCGGTCTATCCCCGGCTTGATCGCGAGCAGGTTCGTCAGGCCATCGCCCGCAAGCTGCCGCCCGACTACATGGGTACCTTCACCGGAGCGAAACGCTACGTCCTCGAGACCTTCGCCAAAACCGAAAGCGCCTCCATGAAAAAGCGCGTGGCGAAATACATGGTCAGCAGCCATTGCCCGGAGTGCCACGGCAAGCGCCTCAATGCAGCCGCGCTCTCCGTCACCTTTGCCGGATTGGACATCTCAGCCATTTCCGCACTGCCGCTGAAGAGCCTCGCCAACATAATAGCCCCCTACACCCAGGCCCACCACGCCTCTCTGCTCCAGCTCGCCACGGGGCATCCGGAAAAAGCCATCGTCACCCAGCGCATCGCAGAGGACCTTGCCGCAAGACTGGAGGTGCTGCTCGAGCTCGGCCTCGGCTACCTCACGCTTGACCGCGGCACGCCCACTCTTTCACCCGGTGAACTCCAACGGCTCCGGCTCGCCACCCAGGTTCGTTCAAATCTCTTCGGCGTGGTCTATGTTCTGGACGAGCCGTCCGCCGGACTCCACCCCGCCGATACGGAAGCCCTGCTCGTCACCCTCCAACGGCTCAAGCAAGCCGGAAATTCCCTGTTCGTCGTCGAGCACGACCCCGACGTCGTCCGGCGCGCCGACTGGATCGTCGACGTCGGCCCCGGCGCGGGCGAGAAAGGCGGGGAGATTCTTTATAGCGGTCCCCTCACCGGCTTGGAAAAAATCAAGGCATCGCAAACCAGCCGTCACCTTTTCAAAAAGTCCGGCACCCATCCGCCGCGCACACCCCGCGCCCCGAACCAATGGCTGCGCCTCAGCGGCGTGACTTGCAACAACCTGACAGACCTCCACGCAGCATTCCCCCTCGGTCTCTTCACCACCGTCACCGGCATCTCCGGCTCCGGGAAATCCAGCCTCGTCAGCCACGCCCTCGTCAAACTGGTCGCGGCCGGTCTTGGCCATCAAGCTCCGCCCGCCGAAGACAACGGGGAGGAACTCGACCGCGCCGAAGCCGCACCCTGTACAGGAGAAATCATCTCCGGTATGGAAACCATCAAGCGCCTCGTCCAAGTGGATCAGAAATCCATCGGCCGCACCCCGCGCTCGAACCTCGCCACCTACACAGGCCTCTTCGATCCGATCCGCAAGGCCTTCGCCGCAACCCCAGCCGCCCGCAAGCGCCGCTATGACGCGGGGCGCTTCTCCTTCAATGTCGCTAAGGGACGCTGCCAAAACTGCCAAGGCGAGGGTTGGGTTTTCGTCGAGTTGCTGTTCCTCCCCGGGGTCTACGCTCCCTGCACCGTCTGCCAGGGCACCCGCTACAATTCCCAGACTTTGGAAATTCTCTACCACGGAAAAAACATCGCCGAAGTCCTCAACCTCACCGTCGATGCCGCCGCCGAATTCTTCTCCGGAGAACCCACCATCTCCCGTCCTTTGGCCATCCTCCAAAAAGTCGGTCTCGGCTACCTGCGTCTCGGACAGCCCGCCACCGAACTCTCGGGCGGAGAAGCCCAACGCATCAAGCTCGCCACCGAGTTGCAACGGAACGCGCGCGGCCATACCCTCTACGTCCTCGACGAACCCACCACCGGTCTTCATCCCTCCGATGTCGAGACCCTCATGGAACTCCTCCAAGGTCTCGTCACGGCCGGCCACACTGTCATTACCGTCGAACACGACATGCAGGTCGCCGCAGCTAGCGACTGGGTCATCGACATCGGTCCAGGTGCGGGGGATGAGGGCGGTGAGATTGTGGCTGCCGGGACGCCGGAAGAAGTAGCAAAAGCATCATCCAGCCGAACCGCAGGCTATCTGAGAAAAACGATGATGCCTTGA
- a CDS encoding glycosyltransferase family 4 protein, which yields MYPELKRIAFLGGHTPRRCGIATFTSDLHEAVAAASPSTDCMVAAINDHQQRYVYPKSVRFELEERDPGSYRRAADYLNFNNVDVLSIQHEFGIFGGPAGSYLLGLLREVKMPVVTTLHTILTTPDIPQRKVMDELIRRSDRLVVMAQKGASILREVYGVDNGKIDVIPHGIPDVPLVDADVYKEQFGVGGRFVILTFGLLGPGKGIEYAIRALPSIVARHPEVVYVVLGATHPHLVAREGESYRLGLERLAEDYGVKEHVIFHNRFVSADDLKEFISAADIYLTPYPNEAQITSGTLAQAFGAGRAVVSTPYWHAQELITPETGVLVKARDSESIADGVLQLLDDPERMGAMRTRAYEQARAMTWPNVAASYLQSFNHAKADQRRVSRSAFAGWTLASRYDLPELRMDHLFRMTDGTGIFQHACYNVPNYNEGYCTDDNARALILCCRSDEHGGRASHANLDALLSTYLAFMAAAINRDTGRFRNFMAHDRRWLEEYGSEDSHGRAVWALGTCAARSRNDGHRLLSIELYERSLGVLEGFTSPRAWAAGLLGISEYLRTFPGHGQSNEMRSLLVSKLVEIWNQSADDDWPWFEQSLSYDNARLPEALILAGHAIPDPEALEIGLKALKWLASIQTTSSGHFRPVGSNGFYQRDGIRADFDQQPIEAQAMVSASLAAAAATSLTSWKKEAKRAFEWFLGRNDLGLPLYDPRTGGCCDGLHPDRVNSNQGAESTLAFAISLVDMHQAEEAFSASVQSA from the coding sequence ATGTACCCTGAACTGAAACGAATCGCATTCCTGGGTGGCCACACCCCTCGGCGTTGTGGCATCGCCACATTTACCAGCGACCTTCACGAAGCGGTCGCCGCGGCCTCACCATCCACGGACTGCATGGTTGCCGCTATCAATGATCATCAGCAACGCTACGTCTATCCCAAGTCCGTCCGCTTCGAACTGGAGGAACGGGATCCCGGATCTTACCGGAGGGCCGCGGATTATCTCAATTTCAACAATGTGGATGTGCTGTCGATCCAGCATGAATTCGGAATCTTCGGAGGACCGGCGGGCAGCTATCTTCTGGGTCTCCTCCGGGAAGTCAAGATGCCGGTCGTGACAACCCTGCACACGATCCTCACCACTCCGGATATACCCCAGCGCAAGGTCATGGACGAACTCATTCGGCGGAGCGACCGCCTGGTCGTGATGGCGCAGAAAGGCGCTTCCATCCTGCGTGAGGTTTATGGGGTCGACAACGGTAAAATCGATGTTATCCCGCACGGGATTCCCGATGTTCCTTTGGTCGATGCCGACGTTTACAAGGAGCAGTTCGGGGTGGGAGGCCGATTCGTGATACTGACCTTCGGCCTGCTCGGCCCGGGAAAGGGAATCGAATACGCGATCCGTGCCCTGCCCTCGATTGTGGCACGTCACCCGGAGGTCGTGTATGTCGTGCTCGGAGCAACACATCCCCATCTCGTCGCGAGGGAGGGCGAAAGCTACCGGCTCGGCCTTGAGCGCCTTGCTGAAGATTACGGTGTGAAGGAACATGTCATTTTCCACAACCGGTTTGTTTCCGCGGATGATCTCAAGGAATTCATCTCTGCGGCGGACATCTATCTCACCCCTTACCCGAACGAGGCGCAGATCACCTCCGGCACGCTCGCTCAGGCATTCGGTGCGGGACGGGCGGTGGTTTCCACGCCATACTGGCACGCTCAGGAACTCATCACCCCTGAAACCGGCGTCCTGGTGAAGGCACGGGATTCGGAATCGATCGCAGACGGGGTGCTTCAGTTGCTCGACGACCCTGAACGCATGGGCGCGATGAGGACTCGAGCCTATGAGCAGGCACGCGCCATGACGTGGCCGAACGTCGCGGCAAGCTACCTCCAATCCTTCAATCACGCCAAGGCCGACCAGAGAAGGGTGTCGCGCTCGGCATTCGCCGGCTGGACACTTGCAAGCCGTTACGATCTTCCTGAGCTGCGCATGGATCATCTTTTCCGAATGACGGATGGAACAGGGATTTTTCAACATGCCTGCTACAACGTTCCCAATTACAACGAAGGTTATTGCACCGACGACAACGCACGGGCCCTGATCCTGTGCTGCCGGAGCGATGAACACGGCGGTCGCGCTTCGCACGCCAACCTGGACGCGCTTCTCAGCACCTACCTTGCTTTTATGGCCGCGGCGATCAACCGGGACACCGGCCGCTTCCGCAATTTCATGGCTCATGACCGGAGATGGCTTGAGGAATATGGGAGCGAGGACAGCCACGGCCGCGCGGTCTGGGCGCTTGGGACCTGTGCCGCACGGTCGCGTAACGACGGTCACCGGCTGCTCTCAATCGAGTTGTATGAACGGTCTCTTGGTGTGCTGGAAGGATTCACCTCGCCCCGCGCCTGGGCGGCGGGATTGCTGGGGATCAGCGAATATCTCAGGACATTTCCCGGTCATGGTCAGTCAAATGAGATGAGATCCTTGCTCGTCTCAAAACTGGTTGAGATATGGAACCAATCCGCAGATGATGACTGGCCTTGGTTCGAACAATCCCTTTCCTACGACAATGCGAGACTGCCTGAAGCGCTCATTCTTGCCGGGCATGCGATCCCCGACCCCGAAGCTTTGGAGATAGGACTGAAGGCTTTGAAATGGCTGGCGTCGATTCAAACAACATCGTCCGGACATTTCCGTCCTGTCGGCAGCAACGGGTTTTACCAGAGGGACGGCATCCGCGCGGATTTCGACCAGCAACCGATCGAAGCCCAAGCCATGGTTTCCGCCTCCCTCGCCGCGGCTGCGGCCACTTCCCTTACATCCTGGAAAAAGGAAGCCAAGCGCGCGTTCGAGTGGTTTCTGGGACGCAACGATCTGGGACTTCCGCTGTATGATCCCCGGACCGGTGGCTGTTGTGACGGTCTGCATCCGGATCGGGTCAACTCCAACCAAGGGGCGGAATCCACGCTCGCCTTCGCCATCTCATTGGTGGACATGCATCAGGCCGAGGAGGCTTTTTCCGCATCAGTCCAATCCGCGTGA